The stretch of DNA AGCGATTTCAGGTAGTACTGCACCTCCGGCACATCGTTGTATTCCTGCCGCAGGAGGGCATAGCGGGCAGCAAGCGCCGCCGAGTCACCCTTGAACTGTGCCATGCTGGCCAAGAAGGCCAAGGCCACTGCCCGCACGGTGCGGTCAGGGTTTTCCTCCACAAGGGCTTGGGCAAAAAGCTCCCCCTTCTGCGGATCACGATGCGCCATCAGTGCCGCCTGCGGCTCCAACCCCCAGATGGGCGAACTCGGCGGCAGAAGCTCGGCGATCTCCGTCTGCGTGGTAGAGTCGATGGGCGCGCGGAAAGGGATGAGCCTCGCCAAGCGCAGGGCGGCAAACTGCCGGACAAGCAGCTCTTGCTCCGGCGCCATCCATTGCTTCAAGCGAACCACCGTGGGCGACCAGTCGTACTCAAACTCACGCATGTCCTGGTGGGATTGGCTGTAGGCTGCGGCAGTAGCCTGGAAGGCCTGTTGCTCCTTCCACAACAGGTCGTCGATGGGCCAGACGGCCCGGAGAGCCTCCCCGCCGCTGAGGAAATCCACGGTGGGCAAGTCCTGGGAGCTCACCCGGGGAAGCTTGCTCGGCGCAAACACTATCCGCGCCCTGCCGCCAGGCACGCGCAGGACGGAGATATAGTTGCCGCCACCGTCATAGGTGAAGTAGTCGGCACTGGTGCCGTTCACGCTGCGCGCTGCCTTGGTGATGTCAAGAAGCTGATAGGCGACGGTGTCGGCGTGCACGGTCCGCTCGTAGAGGAAGGTGCCATCCGGCTGAGCGCGCATCGTGTCGGCCGTCTCCCACGCGAAGCCGTTCCAGTCCCCGACGATGCGCACCACCTCAAAGTGCTCCTTGTAGGCCAGGGGCGCAAGGCGCACTCTTAGGCGAATTTCAGGAGCCTCGGACAGCAGGAGGAGAGGAACGGAAACGTTGTCATGGTCCACCCCAGTGAAGAGGAGGCGGTACATCCCCAGGTCGTCGATGACGAGCGCGAAACGGCCGTCCCTGTCGGCGGCGACTGTCTTCAGAGGCTTGCGGATGTCGCCCTTTTAGGAGAGCAGATGAACATGCGCCATGGGAAGCGGCTCCCCTTTGGCGCCGAGGACCCTGCCGGTGAGGTGGGTGCCGGCGCCTGTCTGCACTGGCATGAGTAGAACTGCGGCGAGGAAGACAACGAGAGGTCGCATGATGGCCTCCTATTCAAATGTTAGCTCTCCTAAGACAGTAGGAAATGTACTAAAGATGTCGAGCACTGTCAAGCCTTTTCTTCTCGGTCAATGCGTTTTTTGGGGAGATCCACTCGCTGCAAGTCGGAAGGAAGCAGCGTGGCTCTCATCGGGTGCTGGGGCCGGGCGCTCTGGAGTCTCGACGATGCTCGGACTGCTCTGGTTGGGGCTGGGCCGGGAGAGGCCGTGTCGCACTTGCTCAGGGCCTGGGGCCTGTCCGGGTCAAGAGGAAGGCGGCGGTTTGGGTTTGGCTCCTGGCCAAGCCGCGGGGAGAAAGGAAAGCGTTCTGGCCATTGGGAAGGAGCGGACGGAGGCGGGGTTGGCCCCCGTTTCAGGCGAACGGGCGGCGTGGCGAGGCTCGGTCGCCTATTGGGGGTGCGACAATCCTGATGGGGTGAAATGGAAGAGTGTTCGGGCAATGCGGCCTTCGCCGTTCAGCTTCCCCTGCAGCCTTCTGCCGTGAGGGGCAACCTGGGTCAGGGACGACGCAGCGGCCCCTGGGGCTTAGCGAAGGGACCATTACTGGGCAGCAAGTGGGCCACGGCGCGAAAGGCGCCCAGGTTGGAAGGCAAGCTCCCTTTGCCCGTCTTGTTCAGCGGTGAGGGGCCGTGCAGGCGCCGCCTCTTGGGTACTTGGCGTGACTGGCCTTTTCCCCAGTCGCCGAGGTTACTTCGCGCGGAGCTTTTCTTTGACGGCCGCCGCCAGGAGCGGAATCATGATTTCGTGGTGGCCGGTGAACTGGAACCCTTTGCCGCCGGCTTGCGTCGGACGCTCAACCACGTTCACCCGTGGGCGGTAGTGTTGGACCATGTCAAAGTTGGCGGTCACAAGGCCGAAGGCCGGCAGGCCCAAGTTTCGGGCCACCGTAATCGCTTTCAAGAACACCTCTGGCAAAACGACCGCGGAGCCCAAATTGAGCGCCACACCGCCATCACCGAGGTGTGCCACCTGGTGCGCCAGCACCCGGAAGTCGCGGAGGCTGGCCTCGCCGATGGCCGCGCCGTCTGCCGAGGGGTGTTGGTGCACAATGTCCGTGCCGAGGGCCACGTGCACGGTCACCGGCACATCGCACTGGTAGCCGGCAGCCAGGATGCTAAGGTGCTCGTGGGGCGGGCGATCCGCGCAGATGCGCTTGCCAAGCGCCTCGCCAAAGCCCATCTCCGTGCCGGCCGCCTGCTTGGCCACGTCGTTGAGGATTTCTCCGGTCTCTCGCGCCATGCCAAAGCTGCCATCGCGCAACCCCTCGGCGACCTCTTCTGAGGTCTGGCCCCAGTAGGCAAGCTCCACGTCGTGGATGGCTCCCGCACCGTTCAGGGCCACACCGGTGATCACCTGTTGGCGCATCAGGTCGATGATCACGGGATTGAGGCCGCATTTGATCCCGTGGGCGCCCATCATGGCAATGACCGGCCTGGACCGCCTGCACGCCTCAACAATGCAGTCGACCAACTCGCGCAGTTCCGTGGCCTTCAGCACCTGGGGCAAGGAATCCATGAAGGAGGCAAAAGAGGAACCCACTTCATGCACGTGCGCCAGTTGCTCAGTCTTCACCTTGCTGTGTCGCGCCGCAATGGGGTAGGTCTTGACTGCGGAAAGGTCCAGTTTGGGGAACTTTGAACCCCCCTTATCTTTTCCCGGAGCGGATGAGTGCCTGTTCATGTCTTCTTTGCCCCCCGTATCTGTTCCAACTCGGCAGTGACGGTGCCAACCACCACCTTGCTCTTCAGTTGCACCGGGATGCGCCTGCTGTCCTCGGACATCCAGACGAGGATGCGGCCCTCGTGTTTGAAAACCCCGCTGCCATCGAGTAGGAAGGGCTCTACCACCAAGCAATCGAACACACCGGCCGCCACGCGCACGCGTTCCCGCCTGTGGATGGCGACTTTCAGGTCGTAAACCTTGCGGTCAGCGTGGTTAGGAACCGAGAGTGTATCGCCTATGGCAAGTGGCTGGGTGCGCAGGAAGTAGACCATGGATATCACGTCCTGCACGAACGGTGGGACCTTGAGGGTGTCTTTGCCAGTGACTGCCAGGTTGCGGTGCTGGTCGTACATGGTGATGCGGTCGGCGCGGTACTTTCCTTCCCGCAGGTGTTTGTCAAAACGCCACGGGAATATCCCCCGGACGTCCACGAACGACTCGGCCACGTCCCGGACTCTGTAGATCGAAGAGAAGACCCTATTTGTCTGTGCCTCGGCGCGGATGTGGTAGCAGAGGCTTCCGTTGAGGCGCACTGTGTCGCGCACAGCAAAGGTTGCCGAGCCGGCCAACACCGGCCCGTACCGTAGGGAAAAAGTCAATTCCTCGCCGACGTTCCAGGCGGTGTTTGCCACCACCCGCAGAGGCCTCTCTGCCGCTGGCGAGACTTGGTCGCTTAGGGCGAGCGAGTCGGCTTTGGGCGTTCGCAAGGTATCCGGGCGGGTCGCAAGGGTATCCTGCGCCGGCTGCACGCGTTTGACCTGGATGCGCGTGGTGGTATCCACCTGGGGATGCCAGAGGAGGAGGAAACCAAGTATCGCAAGGGCGAAGTGTCGCATCGTGGACCTTTCTTCTACGGAGCGTGAGGCTCACTCAATTTGCATGCGGCTAAGGCAAGGGCGCGTTCCACGCTGATAGTGCTCATGCAGTCCCAGTCAGGGCAGCGGGCACCCGTGCAGCGTTCACAGGGCTGCACTTCCGGGGTCAACACCGAGTCGGGGCGACTGTACGGTCCCCAGCGCTCCGGAGCACATGCCCGAATGCGGCAGTAGAAGCCGATGACCTCTGTGCCTACCGCCACTGCCAGGTGCAGTGGACCGGTGCTATTGCTTATGACCAGGTCTGCTTCGCACAATAGGGCTGCCAGCTCCTTGAGACTTGTACGGCCGTCCAACCGGAAAGGTTTCTGCTGACAGAGTTGCCACAGCCTGTCCACAAGCTGCGACTCCTGGGCGCTGCCGGTGACGACGACGGTGGCGTTGAGTTGCCTGCTCAGCTCATCCGCCAAGCGGGCAAAGTGTTCCAGAGGCCAATCGCGCGCGGAACCACCGCTGCCTGGGTGAATCACCACCAACTTGCCTGCCCGCCGGGACCGTAGCGGCGCAAGGAGGTGTTGCACATGAGCCCTGGCCTCGTCAGTGACCGGAATTGTGAACACCACTCGCGCGGGCCGCGGGGCGATTGGGGAGAGCAGGTCGAAGTTCAAGTCCAGCTCGTGGCGGGCAACCCCTTTGCGGTGCACCGGCACACGATGCGTGAACAGGAACGAATAGGCGCGATAGGCAGTGCCCACCCGCTGCGGAATGCGGGCTGCCGCCAGGGCCAGAGCCAGGCGCGGGGTGGGATGGAGCAGGATGGCAGTGTCGAACTGGCCCCTGCGCAATTGGCGCACCAGTCGTGCCCAGCCACGTATGCCACGGTGCTCGGTGCGGGAATCGTCGGTCAAGAGGATGTCGACGTCGGGGTGGCCTTCGACCAGGGGAGCAGTCTGCGTGGAAACCAGCAGCCCGACGACGCACCCCGGATAGGCCTCCTTGAGGGCAGAGAGAACAGGCAGCGAGAGGATCAGGTCACCCACCCGGTCGGTCCGCACCACCAGGAACCTCTTCTGTGCGGTCCTCCTCACTGGGTTGCTCCTTCTGCTCCGGGCTCCCGCGCCTGAACCAGCTCGGAGAGCAGGGGAAGAATGCGGTCGAGTTCGGTGGCGATGAGGTGCGCGCACTCACGGTAAGTTGCCAGGCTGCCGCCAATGGGATCCGGAATTTCCTCGTCACCGCTGGGCTCGTGTAGCGTGCGGCCATAAGCACGCAGCAGGTGCGTCCGCCCGACGGCCTCGGGGTAGTTCTCTTTGATGAACTCGAGGTGAGCCTTCTCCATTACCAGGATAAGGTCTGCCCAATCTGTCAGCTTCTCACTGAGGCCTTGCGAGAGATGGTTGCTCAGGTCCGCGCCGTACTCTCGGGCCGCGCGGATCGCTAACGCCGTGGCTGGTTGGCCGTTGATGCCCAGGGTGCCGGCTGACTTGATTGCCACCCGCTGGGAAAGACTGGCGGGAAGCTTGGCGCGCAACATCCCCTGGGCCATGGGACTCCTGCAGCTATTTCCAGAACAGACGAACAGGACGCGCAGTCGCTTGTTCACGGCCTGCCCTCCGTGAGCACCGCCATGATGCGTTCGGCCGGGATGGCCCCTTCGCGGAGAACTACGGGCGGGTGAGCAGTTGCGTCAACGAGCGTGGAAGGCACGCGGAGCGGCGATGGCCCGCCGTCCAGAATCAAATCGAGTCGTTCGCCAAGTGCTGCTGCAACCTGCGCCGCCTGAGTGGGTTCTGGTTCCCCAGACAAGTTAGCGCTGGTGGCAGTTATCGGTCGCCCGCAGAGGCGCGCCAAGGACCGGCAGAGAGAGCTCGCCGGCACGCGCACAGCGACGGTACCACTGCCGCGCAGCGCCGGCAAATCTACTCCAGGAGCCAAAGGTAAGACTATCGTCAAGGGGCCAGGCCAAAAGGCCTCCGTGAGAATCTCAGCAGCCCTTGGCATCTTGGCGACCAGGCCATGGAGCTGTTCGGTGCCCGCCAGGATCAGGGTGAGTGCCTTGCCGGCGGCCCTCCCCTTGATGGCAAAGACTTTCTCCACGGCCTGCTCGTTGTGCGGGTCAGCGGCAAGTCCGTACACCGTGTCCGTGGGATAGGCGACCACCCCGCCGGCGGCGATCAGCTCTGCGGCCTGGCAAACAATTGCCATGTCCGGCTGTTCCGGGTCGACGGGCACTACTCTGGCGGGGCATTTCCCCATGGATTCACCTTTTCTGACGGAAAGCTCTCGCTGGCTTCTCTTGCCTCTTCCCAGCATCTCTGAACGGCGCGGTGGACCTCTTCGGCGGTGATGCCGGTCATGCACTGGTGGGTGCCAATGGGGCACTTGCGGCCGCCGTGGATGGCGCAGGGCCGGCAGGGAAGCTCCCGCTCGATCACGACATGTCGCTTGCCGAGCGGGCCAAAACCGAAACCGGTCACCGTGGGCCCGAACACCGCCACCACAGGCGTGCCAACGGCCACTCCTATGTGGAGCGGGGCGCTATCGTTGCACACCAGGACCCGGCAACGCCTGATGAGCTCGGCGGACTGGCGGAGCGTGAGCCGGCCGGCGACGTTAATGGCCTGCGCACCGATGGCCGCGCACACCCGGGAAGCCAACTCCCGGTCCTCATCCCCGCCGACGACCACGACGGTGGCCCCGAGTTCCCTGGCAGCCAGCCTTCCGACTTGCGCAAAGCCCTCAGTAGTCCAGCGCTTGGTGGGCCAGATGGAGCCAGGGGCCAAGCCAAGAAGAAGGCGCTTGCCATGGGTACCGCGCAGCACCTCATCGACTTTTGCGCGGTCGCGGGCATCCGGAAAGATCTCAGGCTGCAGCCCGTCTGCAGCGCCGCCGACAGCCTGCAGGAGGGCAAGGTTGCGCTCTACCTCGTGCCGGGTGCGCTGGTAGGCGACACGATTCGTGTAGAGAAACGCGCCAGGGGCCCTGGCAAACCCCACGCGGACTCGGATGCCTGCGGCATACGCCAGAAGAGCAGTGCGCACCGAGCGGTGCGGCAGCAAGGCAAGTTCAAAGTGCTGCTGCTTGATGGTGCGCGCCAGGCGGAACAGCGCTGCGATGCCCGCCTGTTTTCCCCTCTTGTCGTACACCAGCAACTGGTCCAAATAGGGATTATTCTCCAGCAGGTTGGCGGCTATGGGCGTGGCAAGAAACGCCAGCCGGCAGCCGGGCATGCTCTTCTTCGCTGCTCGCACCAAGGGGGTACTCAGCACAATGTCGCCTGGAAAAGCAGTGTGCACGATGAGCGCCGACTTGCAAGAAAGCGGGGTAGAGAAAGCGTCGCCCATTGCCGCTACTCGAGGCGTATGCCGCCGGGCAGTGTTTTC from candidate division KSB1 bacterium encodes:
- the waaF gene encoding lipopolysaccharide heptosyltransferase II, translated to MGDAFSTPLSCKSALIVHTAFPGDIVLSTPLVRAAKKSMPGCRLAFLATPIAANLLENNPYLDQLLVYDKRGKQAGIAALFRLARTIKQQHFELALLPHRSVRTALLAYAAGIRVRVGFARAPGAFLYTNRVAYQRTRHEVERNLALLQAVGGAADGLQPEIFPDARDRAKVDEVLRGTHGKRLLLGLAPGSIWPTKRWTTEGFAQVGRLAARELGATVVVVGGDEDRELASRVCAAIGAQAINVAGRLTLRQSAELIRRCRVLVCNDSAPLHIGVAVGTPVVAVFGPTVTGFGFGPLGKRHVVIERELPCRPCAIHGGRKCPIGTHQCMTGITAEEVHRAVQRCWEEAREASESFPSEKVNPWGNAPPE
- a CDS encoding DUF3108 domain-containing protein, with translation MRHFALAILGFLLLWHPQVDTTTRIQVKRVQPAQDTLATRPDTLRTPKADSLALSDQVSPAAERPLRVVANTAWNVGEELTFSLRYGPVLAGSATFAVRDTVRLNGSLCYHIRAEAQTNRVFSSIYRVRDVAESFVDVRGIFPWRFDKHLREGKYRADRITMYDQHRNLAVTGKDTLKVPPFVQDVISMVYFLRTQPLAIGDTLSVPNHADRKVYDLKVAIHRRERVRVAAGVFDCLVVEPFLLDGSGVFKHEGRILVWMSEDSRRIPVQLKSKVVVGTVTAELEQIRGAKKT
- a CDS encoding low molecular weight protein arginine phosphatase; the protein is MNKRLRVLFVCSGNSCRSPMAQGMLRAKLPASLSQRVAIKSAGTLGINGQPATALAIRAAREYGADLSNHLSQGLSEKLTDWADLILVMEKAHLEFIKENYPEAVGRTHLLRAYGRTLHEPSGDEEIPDPIGGSLATYRECAHLIATELDRILPLLSELVQAREPGAEGATQ
- a CDS encoding glycosyltransferase family 9 protein; its protein translation is MRRTAQKRFLVVRTDRVGDLILSLPVLSALKEAYPGCVVGLLVSTQTAPLVEGHPDVDILLTDDSRTEHRGIRGWARLVRQLRRGQFDTAILLHPTPRLALALAAARIPQRVGTAYRAYSFLFTHRVPVHRKGVARHELDLNFDLLSPIAPRPARVVFTIPVTDEARAHVQHLLAPLRSRRAGKLVVIHPGSGGSARDWPLEHFARLADELSRQLNATVVVTGSAQESQLVDRLWQLCQQKPFRLDGRTSLKELAALLCEADLVISNSTGPLHLAVAVGTEVIGFYCRIRACAPERWGPYSRPDSVLTPEVQPCERCTGARCPDWDCMSTISVERALALAACKLSEPHAP
- a CDS encoding L-threonylcarbamoyladenylate synthase, with the translated sequence MGKCPARVVPVDPEQPDMAIVCQAAELIAAGGVVAYPTDTVYGLAADPHNEQAVEKVFAIKGRAAGKALTLILAGTEQLHGLVAKMPRAAEILTEAFWPGPLTIVLPLAPGVDLPALRGSGTVAVRVPASSLCRSLARLCGRPITATSANLSGEPEPTQAAQVAAALGERLDLILDGGPSPLRVPSTLVDATAHPPVVLREGAIPAERIMAVLTEGRP